One window from the genome of Saccharomyces mikatae IFO 1815 strain IFO1815 genome assembly, chromosome: 4 encodes:
- the ENT1 gene encoding epsin (similar to Saccharomyces cerevisiae ENT1 (YDL161W) and ENT2 (YLR206W); ancestral locus Anc_7.342): MSKQFVRSAKNLVKGYSSTQVLVRNATSNDNHQVSKDSLIELAEKSYDSADFFEIMDMLDKRLNDKGKYWRHIAKALTVLDYLIRFGSENCVLWCKENLYIIKTLKEFRHEDDEGIDQGQIVRVKSKELTALLSDDERLNEERNMNIKGRNRKGRSRRGTGRSSNDNDNDLQRALDASRMTAEEDEKRRKMDEDYETALQLSKEEEELKRLQDLQRMQQLQTQQQQQPMYYDIFGNPITPEEYAQFQLQQQQQLQQQQLQQQQPLYYDVFGNPITPEELAQFQQQQQQQQQQQQQYLASVQQQQQGIPNNPFSKSEQKSGIEEQGQSSTVDSSMQQQQQQQKQQEPLTQTRTGNQSMTDKYNKLNELLATGTGIDTFGNVGDARVPAQHTKTGTFINSQGTGYKQVSNDPKYNPFLSGQYTGLPSTNVVPTQTGYGFGNQPQQQSQNNHLNNQGYALIDL; this comes from the coding sequence ATGTCGAAGCAATTTGTCAGGTCTGCGAAAAATTTAGTGAAAGGGTACTCCTCTACCCAAGTGTTGGTAAGAAATGCGACGTCAAACGACAACCATCAGGTGTCTAAGGACTCGTTGATTGAGCTTGCTGAAAAGTCCTATGATAGcgctgatttttttgaaattatgGATATGCTGGACAAGAGACTTAATGACAAGGGTAAGTACTGGAGGCACATTGCAAAGGCTTTGACTGTGTTGGACTACTTGATTAGGTTTGGTAGTGAAAACTGTGTTCTCTGGTGTAAAGAGAATTTGTACATTATCAAGACACTAAAGGAGTTTAGGCATGAGGACGATGAAGGTATAGATCAAGGCCAAATTGTGAGAGTCAAATCTAAAGAATTAACTGCGTTACTATCAGACGATGAAAGGCTAAATGAGGAAAGGAACATGAACATCAAGggaagaaacagaaaaggaagaagtaGAAGAGGAACCGGACGCAGCagtaatgataatgataatgactTACAGAGAGCTCTCGATGCTAGTAGAATGACGGCAGAGGAAgacgaaaaaagaagaaaaatggatgaGGATTACGAAACGGCTTTGCAGTTgagtaaagaagaagaggagtTGAAAAGGTTGCAAGATCTGCAAAGGATGCAACAGTTGCAAacacaacaacagcaacagccAATGTACTATGACATATTTGGTAATCCAATCACACCTGAGGAGTATGCGCAGTTTCAGCtacagcagcaacagcagctacagcaacagcagttgcaacaacaacaacctTTGTACTACGATGTATTCGGAAATCCTATAACACCCGAAGAACTAGCACAATttcagcaacaacaacaacaacaacaacaacaacaacaacaatactTAGCTTCGGtacaacagcagcaacaagGAATTCCCAACAACCCATTTAGTAAGTCAGAGCAAAAATCAGGTATAGAAGAGCAGGGTCAATCATCAACTGTTGATTCATCAatgcaacaacaacaacaacaacagaagCAACAGGAACCATTAACTCAAACAAGGACGGGCAATCAATCGATGACAgacaaatacaataaaTTAAATGAGCTACTAGCCACTGGAACAGGTATTGACACATTTGGAAATGTAGGGGACGCCCGTGTTCCCGCGCAACACACAAAGACGGGAACATTCATCAACTCTCAAGGAACGGGATATAAACAAGTATCAAATGACCCGAAGTATAATCCATTTTTAAGCGGTCAATATACGGGTTTACCAAGTACCAACGTTGTTCCAACCCAAACAGGTTATGGATTTGGTAATCAGCCTCAACAGCAATCTCAAAATAACCACTTAAACAACCAAGGGTATGCTCTCATTGATTTATGA
- the DHH1 gene encoding DExD/H-box ATP-dependent RNA helicase DHH1 (similar to Saccharomyces cerevisiae DHH1 (YDL160C); ancestral locus Anc_7.336) produces MGSINNNFSTNSNNNTDLDLDWKTALSIPKKDTRPQTDDVLNTKGNTFEDFYLRRELLMGIFEAGFEKPSPIQEEAIPVAITGRDILARAKNGTGKTAAFVIPTLEKVKPKLNKIQALIMVPTRELALQTSQVVRTLGKHCGISCMVTTGGTNLRDDILRLNETVHILVGTPGRVLDLASRKVADLSDCSLFIMDEADKMLSRDFKTIIEQILSFLPSSHQSLLFSATFPLTVKEFMVKHLHKPYEINLMEELTLKGITQYYAFVEERQKLHCLNTLFSKLQINQAIIFCNSTNRVELLAKKITDLGYSCYYSHARMKQQERNKVFHEFRQGKVRTLVCSDLLTRGIDIQAVNVVINFDFPKTAETYLHRIGRSGRFGHLGLAINLINWNDRFNLYKIEQELGTEIAAIPATIDKSLYVAENDETVPVPFPIEQQSYHQQAVPQQQLPPQQQFALPPQQHHPQFVVPPPHQQQQAYPPPQMPTQQGYPPQQEHFMAMPPGQSQPQY; encoded by the coding sequence ATGGGCTCcatcaataataatttcAGCactaatagtaataataatacagaTCTCGATCTGGATTGGAAAACTGCATTGAGTATTCCCAAGAAGGATACCAGACCACAGACAGACGATGTCTTGAATACAAAGGGCAAtacttttgaagatttttatttgagAAGAGAACTGTTAATGGGTATTTTTGAAGCTGGTTTTGAAAAGCCATCTCCTATTCAAGAAGAAGCGATTCCAGTAGCAATAACTGGTAGGGACATATTAGCAAGAGCCAAGAATGGTACAGGTAAGACAGCAGCATTTGTTATTCCGACACTAGAGAAAGTCAAACCAAAGTTGAATAAAATTCAGGCTTTGATCATGGTTCCCACAAGAGAGTTAGCTTTACAAACCTCCCAAGTTGTTCGTACATTAGGCAAACACTGTGGTATTTCATGTATGGTAACCACTGGTGGTACCAATTTGAGAGATGATATTCTAAGATTAAACGAAACAGTCCATATTTTAGTTGGTACTCCTGGTAGAGTGTTGGATTTGGCCTCAAGAAAAGTAGCAGATCTGTCAGATTGctcattatttattatgGACGAAGCTGACAAAATGTTATCTCGTGATTTCAAAACAATAATTGAACAGATCTTGTCTTTCTTGCCATCAAGCCATCaatctttattatttagTGCTACTTTTCCATTGACAGTGAAGGAATTCATGGTTAAGCACCTGCATAAGCCTTATGAAATTAATTTAATGGAAGAATTGACTCTAAAGGGTATTACACAATACTATGCCTTTGTAGAAGAAAGACAAAAGCTGCATTGTTTAAACACTTTATTCTCTAAACTTCAAATTAATCAagccattattttttgtaattCTACCAATCGTGTTGAATTACTAGCCAAAAAGATCACTGATTTAGGTTATTCATGTTATTACTCTCATGCAAGAATGaaacaacaagaaagaaataaagtTTTCCACGAATTTCGCCAAGGTAAGGTTCGTACATTAGTTTGTTCCGACTTATTAACTCGTGGTATTGATATTCAAGCTGTCAATGTCGTCATCAATTTCGACTTCCCAAAAACAGCAGAAACTTATTTACATCGTATTGGTAGATCGGGTAGATTTGGCCATTTGGGTTTAGCAATTAATTTAATTAATTGGAATGATCGTTTTAATTTGTATAAGATTGAACAAGAACTAGGCACCGAAATTGCAGCCATCCCGGCTACTATTGATAAGTCATTGTATGTAGcggaaaatgatgaaactgTTCCTGTTCCATTCCCAATAGAGCAACAAAGCTATCACCAGCAGGCTGTACCTCAACAACAACTACCACCTCAACAACAATTTGCTCTTCCTCCACAGCAACATCATCCTCAATTTGTGGTTCCTCCTCCGCACCAACAACAGCAGGCATATCCTCCACCACAAATGCCTACGCAGCAAGGGTATCCTCCGCAACAGGAACATTTCATGGCCATGCCACCGGGTCAGTCTCAGCCCCAATATTAA
- the MHF2 gene encoding Mhf2p, whose translation MLSKEALVKILSQNNCGKDIEISDEVIPMIQKYLDIFIEEAALRSLQSHKDINKEHDKKDPLELSHQDLERVVGVLLMDM comes from the coding sequence ATGTTGTCTAAAGAAGCACTAGTGAAGATTCTAAGCCAGAATAATTGTGGAAAGGATATAGAAATTAGCGATGAGGTGATACCAATGATACAGAAGTATTTGGATATATTCATTGAAGAGGCGGCGTTGCGATCACTGCAATCCCACAAGGATATCAACAAAGAACACGATAAGAAGGACCCCTTGGAGTTGTCGCACCAAGACCTTGAGCGTGTTGTTGGGGTTCTGCTAATGGATATGTAG
- the DMO2 gene encoding Dmo2p (similar to Saccharomyces cerevisiae YDL157C; ancestral locus Anc_7.334) encodes MSNILAVFNPPPQRELEKEETMDCVPCQVMSTMFSVGFGSYLASGKPFKYGKKETKRGISLAEFEKRNPRWWKLTLRSFGGLLIAFGFVRGTEGWLWHKNKEYKNYKKLNNGEPRTN; translated from the coding sequence ATGAGTAATATTTTGGCAGTGTTTAATCCTCCACCACAGAGAGAACTTGAGAAAGAGGAGACTATGGACTGTGTTCCTTGTCAAGTTATGAGTACTATGTTTTCGGTTGGATTTGGGTCATACTTGGCCTCTGGGAAGCCATTCAAGTAtggtaaaaaagaaaccaaaaggGGAATTTCTTTGGCTGAATTTGAGAAGAGAAACCCACGATGGTGGAAGCTAACTTTACGTAGCTTTGGTGGGTTATTGATCGCCTTTGGATTCGTTAGAGGTACCGAAGGCTGGCTATGgcataaaaataaagaatataaaaactATAAGAAATTAAATAATGGTGAACCACGGACTAACTAA
- the CLB3 gene encoding B-type cyclin CLB3 (similar to Saccharomyces cerevisiae CLB3 (YDL155W) and CLB4 (YLR210W); ancestral locus Anc_7.332) produces MHYKSQSLSSAYIKSPEDENMAPIASMKHRNGSISHMPSTHPRIALSDVTNIVATNSNNNSISKPKAAPVRERSDSVVILEEERPTTGAATQRKEADHNDLLTGREQEQTIDEDDEESEDDEGEEREPLLLEHYAGDTVVWEHAFRTYYRTALDPNDDDVYDVVMVAELSNEIFEYMRKLEELYKPDPYYMDKQPELRWSFRSTLIDWIVQVHEKFQLLPETLYLCINIIDRYLCKEFVPVNKFQLVGAASLFIAAKYEEINCPTIKDFVYMSENCYSRENLLDAERTILNALKFELGWPGPMSFLRRISKADDYEHDTRTLAKYLLESTIMDNRLVSAQPSWLAAGAYFLSKVILGQNQWSLAHVYYSNYTQEQVLPLATIILENCRYASRRHSAIWRKYSSRRYLHSSQVVAKWIALAEHRVERSS; encoded by the coding sequence ATGCATTATAAATCACAATCTTTGAGTTCTGCGTACATTAAGAGCCCCGAGGATGAAAACATGGCACCTATAGCTAGTATGAAACATAGGAATGGGTCCATTAGTCATATGCCATCCACACATCCAAGGATCGCACTTAGCGACGTCACCAACATAGTTGCAACCAACtctaataataatagcatAAGCAAGCCCAAAGCCGCTCCAGTAAGAGAAAGATCGGACTCGGTTGTTATACTCGAGGAAGAAAGGCCTACTACAGGTGCTGCTACACAACGAAAAGAAGCAGATCATAACGATTTGTTGACGGGGAGAGAGCAGGAGCAAACcattgatgaagacgaCGAAGAAAGCGAAGACGATGAAGGAGAAGAACGAGAACCTCTGCTGCTGGAACATTATGCCGGCGACACGGTGGTATGGGAGCATGCATTTAGGACCTATTATAGGACCGCATTAGACCCAAACGATGATGACGTGTACGATGTAGTCATGGTCGCTGAACTGTCTAATGAGATATTCGAGTATATGAGAAAACTAGAAGAATTATACAAGCCCGATCCGTACTACATGGATAAGCAACCAGAATTAAGGTGGTCATTTAGAAGCACACTGATTGATTGGATCGTTCAAGTCCATGAAAAGTTTCAACTTTTACCTGAAACGCTATATCTCTGCATCAATATAATAGACAGATATCTGTGCAAAGAATTTGTTCCTGTGAACAAATTCCAGCTTGTAGGGGCAGCTTCACTTTTCATTGCCGccaaatatgaagaaatcaacTGTCCCACAATTAAAGATTTTGTGTACATGTCAGAAAACTGCTACTCAAGAGAGAACTTATTGGATGCAGAAAGAACTATATTGAATGCTTTAAAATTTGAGTTGGGTTGGCCAGGCCCAATGTCTTTTTTGCGAAGAATCAGTAAAGCTGATGACTACGAGCATGATACAAGGACATTAGCTAAATATTTGCTGGAATCTACAATAATGGACAATCGACTGGTTTCCGCTCAACCCAGTTGGTTAGCTGCTGGGGCCTATTTTTTAAGTAAGGTGATTTTGGGACAAAATCAATGGTCCTTGGCACATGTCTATTATTCTAATTATACACAAGAACAAGTCCTTCCATTGGCAACCATTATTTTAGAGAATTGCAGATATGCTTCTAGACGTCATAGTGCTATATGGAGAAAGTATTCTTCGCGTCGTTATTTGCATTCTTCACAGGTTGTAGCGAAATGGATAGCTTTAGCTGAGCACAGAGTAGAGCGATCTAGCTAA
- the CMR1 gene encoding Cmr1p (similar to Saccharomyces cerevisiae CMR1 (YDL156W); ancestral locus Anc_7.333), whose protein sequence is MPELTEFQRKRLENIKRNNDLLKKLHLSGVASQIKHEAGVSEKSRVPAKKKQKTTRSKTSKSASPTLPTRRSRRLRGESADDTKGIPNVNDNQLLKMGSPNGEEKNFMDAIKEKPVIGDVKLSDLIKDEDESALLEKFKRFNSRNFSSGDFFEEIKKRQGDVLGMDEFDLDLYDVFQPNEIKVTYERISAAYFHPALEKKLIIAGDTGGTVGLWNVRDEPLGDSEDDRMEEPDITRVKLFTKNVARIDCFPADTSKLLLSSYDGSIRSVHLNSLQSEEVLTLKNEYDDPLGISDCQFSYENPHVLFLTTLGGEFTTFDTRVKKSEYKLRRLADKKIGSMAVNPLRPYEIATGSLDRTLKIWDTRNLVEKPEWSQYEDYPSYNIMSTYDSRLSVSAVSYSPTDGTLVCNGYDDTIRLFDVKSRDCLSKELKPKLTIQHNCQTGRWTSILKARFKPNKNVFAIANMKRAIDIYNSEGKQLAHLPTATVPAVISWHPLQNWIVGGNSSGKIFLFTSDSRAIKQDE, encoded by the coding sequence ATGCCGGAATTAACAGAATTTCAGAGAAAGCGTTTGGAAAacattaaaagaaataatgatttattgaagaaattgcaTCTATCTGGGGTTGCATCTCAAATAAAACATGAGGCTGGGGTGTCAGAAAAATCTAGGGTTCCTGccaagaagaaacaaaaaacaactAGGAGTAAAACATCAAAATCTGCTAGTCCAACTTTACCTACACGAAGATCAAGAAGGCTCAGAGGTGAATCTGCAGATGACACCAAAGGGATACCCAATGTGAATGACAATCAACTGCTTAAAATGGGCTCTCCAAATGgcgaagaaaagaatttcatGGACGCAATTAAAGAGAAACCGGTAATTGGGGATGTAAAATTGAGCGATTTGataaaagatgaagacgaaaGTGCCCttttagaaaaattcaagagGTTTAACAGCAgaaacttttcttctggcgatttctttgaagaaataaaaaagagacAAGGTGATGTTTTGGGAATGGACGAATTCGATTTGGATTTATATGATGTCTTTCAGCCAAACGAGATTAAGGTCACATACGAAAGAATCTCTGCTGCTTACTTCCATCCTGCCCTAGAAAAGAAGCTGATCATTGCCGGTGACACCGGTGGCACTGTCGGACTTTGGAACGTTAGAGATGAGCCGCTAGGCGATAGCGAAGACGACCGGATGGAAGAGCCTGATATCACGAGAGTGAAGCTGTTTACCAAAAATGTCGCACGTATTGATTGCTTCCCAGCGGACACATCAAAACTGTTGCTGAGCTCCTATGATGGAAGCATCAGATCGGTTCACCTGAATAGCTTACAAAGTGAAGAGGTTCTCACCCTGAAGAATGAATATGACGATCCATTGGGCATCAGTGATTGTCAGTTTAGTTACGAGAACCCTCATGTATTATTCCTCACCACTTTGGGTGGTGAATTCACTACTTTTGACACAAGAGTGAAAAAGTCAGAGTACAAGTTGCGGAGACTTGCTGACAAGAAGATTGGGTCTATGGCTGTGAACCCCTTGAGACCCTATGAGATTGCTACCGGATCTCTTGATAGGACGCTCAAGATATGGGATACAAGAAACCTTGTTGAAAAGCCTGAATGGTCACAGTATGAAGACTACCCCAGTTACAATATCATGTCCACCTATGATTCGAGACTAAGTGTCTCTGCAGTATCCTATTCCCCAACAGATGGCACCTTGGTGTGTAACGGTTATGATGACACCATCCGCCTGTTTGATGTTAAAAGTAGGGATTGCCTTTCTAAAGAGTTAAAGCCCAAATTAACAATTCAGCATAACTGTCAAACAGGAAGGTGGACTAGTATCCTGAAAGCCAGGTTCAAACCAAACAAGAATGTGTTCGCCATCGCCAACATGAAGCGCGCCATTGACATATACAACAGCGAGGGCAAACAACTGGCCCACCTACCCACAGCCACTGTCCCTGCTGTAATAAGTTGGCACCCATTGCAAAATTGGATTGTAGGGGGAAATTCTAGTGGTAAGATTTTCCTCTTCACTAGTGACTCTCGAGCCATAAAGCAGGATGAATGA
- the STE7 gene encoding mitogen-activated protein kinase kinase STE7 (similar to Saccharomyces cerevisiae STE7 (YDL159W); ancestral locus Anc_7.335): protein MFQRKTLQRRNLKGLNLNLHTDVASNGSLSQEKIEDHQEHSRIESHVMSHINAIQNKSNLFLRRGIKKNLTLDACMDEQAISKPSAVVIQQPQNEPVLILSSLSQSPCVSSSSSLSTPCIIDAYSSNFGLSPSSTNSTPSTVQGLSNMTTPIDNEHSISLPPLAESLSPTTANLQDTLSATSNDNNIQLQDLVQLGKIGAGNSGTVVKALHVPDSKIVAKKTIPVEQNNSTIINQLVRELSIVKNVKPHENIITFYGAYYNQHINNEIIILMEYSDCGSLDKILSVYKRFVQRGSVSKKKTWFNELTISKISYGVLNGLDHLYRQYKIIHRDIKPSNVLINSKGQIKLCDFGVSKKLINSIADTFVGTSTYMSPERIQGNVYSIKGDVWSLGLMIIELVTGEFPLGGHNDTPDGILDLLQRIVNEPSPRLPKDRVFSREMTDFVNRCCIKNERERSSINELLHHDLIMKYASPSKDDKFRHWCKKIKSKIKEDKRIKRDALDRAKLEKKQSDNPTH from the coding sequence ATGTTTCAACGGAAAACTTTACAAAGACGGAACTTGAAAGGGCTTAACCTCAACTTGCATACAGATGTGGCCAGTAACGGAAGCCTATCGCAAGAAAAGATAGAAGATCACCAAGAACATTCCCGAATAGAAAGCCACGTGATGTCGCACATTAATGCGATACAAAATAAGAGCAATCTGTTTTTGCGCAGAggtataaaaaaaaatctgacGTTGGATGCGTGTATGGATGAGCAAGCAATATCGAAGCCAAGCGCCGTTGTAATACAACAACCGCAAAATGAACCCGTGTTGATTTTATCCTCTTTGTCGCAATCTCCATGCGTGtcatcatcctcatctTTGTCTACACCGTGCATTATCGATGCGTACAGCAGTAATTTTGGattatcaccatcatcCACGAATTCTACTCCCTCTACAGTGCAGGGATTGTCCAATATGACCACACCCATTGATAATGAGCATTCTATATCATTACCTCCCTTGGCGGAAAGCTTATCGCCAACAACAGCAAATTTGCAAGATACTTTATCGGCAACATcgaatgataataatatccAACTTCAAGATTTGGTTCAATTGGGGAAAATTGGTGCCGGGAACTCTGGAACCGTGGTGAAAGCATTACATGTTCCTGATTCTAAAATTGTTGCCAAAAAAACAATTCCTGTGGAACAGAATAACAGCACAATTATCAACCAATTAGTTAGAGAATTATCTATCGTCAAAAATGTCAAGCCTCATGAAAACATCATCACCTTTTATGGGGCATATTATAACCAACACATAAACAACGAAATTATAATTCTAATGGAATACTCAGATTGCGGTTCTTTAGATAAAATACTATCTGTTTATAAAAGGTTCGTTCAAAGAGGAAGTGTCTCGAAAAAGAAGACTTGGTTCAATGAACTTACAATCTCGAAAATATCGTACGGCGTGCTCAATGGACTAGATCATCTGTACCGACAGTACAAGATCATTCATCGTGATATTAAGCCTTCCAATGTCTTGATAAACAGTAAAGGACAGATTAAGTTATGTGATTTTGGAGTGTCCAAGAAACTAATAAATTCTATAGCTGACACATTTGTTGGCACTTCCACTTATATGTCACCAGAGAGAATACAGGGGAATGTTTATTCTATCAAAGGAGATGTTTGGTCGTTGGGGTTAATGATTATCGAGCTAGTAACTGGGGAGTTTCCCCTAGGTGGGCATAACGATACACCCGATGGTATATTAGATTTACTGCAACGTATTGTAAACGAGCCTTCACCAAGATTACCCAAAGACCGTGTCTTTTCCAGAGAAATGACAGATTTTGTTAATAGGTGTTGtatcaaaaatgaaagagaaagatcGTCGATCAATGAACTACTACATCATGACCTTATAATGAAATATGCATCACCGTCCAAAGATGATAAGTTTAGACATTGgtgtaaaaaaataaaatccaAGATAAAGGAAGATAAGAGAATCAAAAGAGATGCATTAGACCGTGCGAAATTGGAGAAGAAGCAATCAGATAATCCAACACATTGA